The following nucleotide sequence is from Nothobranchius furzeri strain GRZ-AD chromosome 11, NfurGRZ-RIMD1, whole genome shotgun sequence.
aaatcaagtatttctgtatgactgacaaaaattaaggattcactgctgacaaggtgacttctttattaagtctccatggcttcatcatagacacaaaatgaataagcacacagatcaaaccggagtcagttagggttacataaaattttaatgttggacaactttgcatgaatatgtatataagtctctagaaacccatttttctcaacaacaaaaaactgctaaaaatatattcagccttgattgtacacaacaagatttattatttacagtgatataattaataatgctcctgaGTGACATATCTTGTTTTTGATTTGTTCAAAGCAGTCACCATTATTTTAGCAGCAGAATAAATAATGACGAGTTTTAGaaaattaagtttatttattacaattattaatagcttttgtttcatttttgctctctgatgaattatttggaaatgactgatttttggtttgtgttctaaaagctacataaacaaattacatcttgtaaaacctcccataagtcagtcagattcaaaacatttcatttcaaggtgtttagtagatgaagaggttttttttttcttgtatggtgccttcaaaaaagtgcttcacagtaataatctcacagtaatttatgttacattaacagactaaatgacaatgcttcaacctgcccagcatccaaaacaatctatacatttttactgattgatatatttaattatcattatgtggaaaaacaatgtgtttatcaccaaaaatagcctttttatattcctttgtaatagtactgatagagaagagagccttaagtgattcccacagacccccttaaatgaggctgctagctaacatgctacattgctcaccttcttgaggttcattgggttgtgaggggacacctgctgacatatcatcagctgctgattctggtagggacaaggacaacaacccatttaccatgattatatgaaacatagttcctctcactgtggatatcagagctagcaaacaggttgaatttaaccactaactaactaaacccacatttctttgagaaaaactgtgtgacatactgacaccctctcttctgcctgtcctctttctcctttctttctttccttttctgtgacccagactttgttaATGCAGACATATTTACTGCAGCCTTGGTGCACTCCGCTGTCTGAGCTGGCCTCGCCTGCTACGCTGTCCCTcagccaggtggactgtaccatttcaCACCATTAGGGGGGGTTCCAAATTAATTAGtcatagggacctctgaataaatatacatttcataaagactaaaatattgtttgtttaatgtcttaaatgagaaaaaaatctgcaaagtacttgtgatttttaaactttattttttttattcaactttgaaacatttttgggcccctgacagctgtgggcccttggaATCTttctaatctttcaccgctttacggcgcccctgtgtgtgtgtgtgtgtgtgtgtgtgtgtgtgtgtgtgtgtgtgtgtgcgtgtctgctcTGAGAGTGGAgagtttttcctctccactgtcactacatgcttggttagtatgaggattgttgtaaagacAGGGACACAACAGATTTAACGCTGAAAGTCACTCAGTGGGCACATCTAAATTGAGCTATGACAATAATTATGTTAACCGGATTGGGAGCCTCAATCTGAGGTGGCAGAGGTGCCTGccttgtaatcagaaggttgtagcttCAAGCCCTGCTCAGGCTGTTGCagttgctgtgtccttgggcaagatacttcacccaccttgcctgctggtggtgattggGGGGACTGGTAGCGTCAGTGTTTGGCAGCCTCACTTTTGTCAGTGtgttccagggcagctgtggctacaatgtagctcatggccaccagtgtgtaaatgtgtgtgtgcgtgtatgtgtgtatggGGGAATTGCTATATGTGTTGTTAAGCACcttggggttgtagaaccctagaaggagaCGTTTGACGGCACAATGGTAGGTGATAACAGTCTCCATTTTGTGATGGCAATCTTCCTGTTCATGTCCGCCTACAgcaacacacaccaccaccaccccgcaACCACCTCCACCCAGCCAGTCTCCCCCATCCCCTGAACTTACACCACTCCACACCATCTCCCCCCACTATCAACCCCCCATGGCACCATACCCTCCCTCGCTCTCCCCTCTCACTTACATCAGACCAGGTGAGGAGAGAACTGAGGCGGCCAACCCTAACCTGTCCAAACTCTACACACAGAAACATTTTGTGGTCATTTTTAGGAAGAGTTCACAGCATAATTCTCAATGAGACATTCTAATGCTTCTGTTCTAAtgttctgtttgtttttattccCAGAAATGCTCACTTAAGTGCAGAAGAGCGCTGGATAGCCACAGACCGCACATGTGCCAGAATTTACTGTTTGAGGAGGATAACAGCCTTTCTCTTGATGCTGACCCTCACCAACAGCTAGAACAGGAAGCAGTGGGTGCCTTGATGCCTTCTGATGATGATGCAACAAGTCCAGAACATCAGCTTGTCAAAAAGTACGGTGGCTTCATGAAACGTTATGGTGGTTTCATTTCTCGTCGCTCCTCCCCACAGAAGGTAATAAAAGACATGAAAAACCTGGATGAGGAAGAAAACATTCGCTTCAATATCCTAAAACTCCTTACTGCTGCAAAACATGATGGTAACATTGAAGAGACTAATGGAGAGGAGATTGTGAAAAGGTCTGAAGATCCCATCCATCACTCTGAAGAAGAAATGGCACCAGGCAATCTGTTAGAGGGAGTGTTAAGTCGTGGGCTGAAGAAGCGATACGGAGGGTTTATGAGGCGTGTGGGCCGGCCTGAATGGCTTGTGAACGGCAGCAAGAGTGGAGGGGAGCTAAAAAGATCTTGTGAGAATGGGAGTGGGCTTCAGAAAAGGTATGGGGGGTTTATGGATTAGTGAGTACTTTTACCTTTGAAGCTTTTCTTCTCAGCTAACCTTTTTAGCATGTGGACATGTTGGCGTTTGCATTGACTTCCTGACTTCTGTCATGACTTGAATGTAACACCCATGTTTGTGCATCAGCCAACTATATCTGTTCAGTTGGtctcaaaagaaaaaaaactaaaatattttgcaCTTCCTtatattgtttatctgaaaaatctgttcattaaaatgtgttgGTTGAGTGTTTAATTTCAATAAAATTTACTATTGAGTGTGGCCTCTTGTGTCGGTTCTGAGTTGTCAGACATTAAGAGGTCATATACTACCATAAAATTAGCAACTATAATTGCTTATATCTAGTTCAGGGAGAATACAGTTCTGATCAAAAATTTTAAGACCACTTGAAAAATAGACTAAAATCATGTTTTGCATTGTTCTTGAGGTCTTAATATTTCAAGTAGAGCTTGATGAACgaagcttcactctattggccctGACAATAAAAAAACGTGTCAATCATCCAAACTGACCAATCATTCATGACTATAGAAGTcaatggctgtgttcgagatgagccagttctgcgcagatactgggtgtttctcagtgtcaaggaatCTTGCCTTGATGTATTGGTCCCACCCCGGtttcctaggagatacatcatcaggaaccaccaaggagtgttccaatgttcatcagatcaaatcaaatcaaatcaatctttatttatatagcaattTATATACAAAGcatgtaactcaaagtgcttaacaaattaaaatggCCCCACATACCGACATTccttcccatccccagaatttaaaaacagtctgagaataaaaaccccttcacaacacacacacacacacacacacacacacacacacacacacacacacacacacacacacacacacacacacacacacacacatgcccccaAATGGAAAGAAAACACCATGAACTGAGTTTAGATGAGCcaaaccagctaagataaggaaacgccatcagggtaGTCATCAAACCCGACAGCagtagatccacagcagcagccgaggcactgacacagGGTGCCCAGAGCAgagagggcggagacccccacctccacctaggcacacctggaaagcacccaggccaccacagccgaccaccgccccccggggcagagggctcccacagaggaaacactggaaaaaggttaaattaaggttaaaatataaaacagtAAGAGCTAAAACGAAAATTGTAATGtcaaaagttatatagatattaaaataatgttgatcataaatctatggtttaaaagaaatatatatatatatatatatatatatatatatatatatatatatataaactctgtttaaaaatacattaaataaataaatagataaacaaataacccaattaattaattaattaattaattaatttaaaaagtgatagtaataagttaaaagctaagctaaaatgatgggtcttgagcctatttctaaaaacatgaacgttctctgcggccctgaggtcccctgacagctcgttccagaggcgaggactatagtactggaaggacgcctcactATGAATATGAGTCCTGACTTTAAGGATGGCaaggagatggctgccagaggagcgcagagaccgcatgGGTTtatacggtaaaagcagttctgaaagataaaggcccaagaccattaagacacttaaaaaccgttaaaagtattttaaaatcgatcctgaaacatatggggagccaatgcagtgattccaaaactggagtgatgtgctcccgcctcctggtcttcgtcaggacacgagctgctgagttttgtaagagttgtagacctgaaattctctttttaggaagaccagaaagcagggcattgtagtagtctatcctactggcgatgaaagcatgcatcagcatctctgtattggcccgagagagaatggggcggactctggcgatgttcaaaaacttattttggtgatatttttaatatgatggataaaagtcagctcagagtcaaagatgacacccaggttcttcacttgtgatgTTCTACCAAGGAGTgcattctccgtttgttagcaatttagctagctgagcacggatacatgggaggtgtcttgtagcctagccttggtcaaaatgtTCCCAGAATACACTGAAGTATTTTCAAAGTGATGGCAGATCAGACACctacagctactttgggggcaaagttcaagtttaaatgtgtagggtttggtaaattgagtactttaagagctcaatatatattacctctacttatgaccaataagctgtgatactctatctaaatacagaatatcaccctgcctggtctttattgtgcttaaatcagaagattctaggagtttttatttataaggggattgtacacacttct
It contains:
- the LOC107383267 gene encoding proenkephalin-A, whose product is MAVFPRSRCWWVLVLVLGSCVSLEFGDDNRAERALCASCLQGKQTGFSTLKCSLKCRRALDSHRPHMCQNLLFEEDNSLSLDADPHQQLEQEAVGALMPSDDDATSPEHQLVKKYGGFMKRYGGFISRRSSPQKVIKDMKNLDEEENIRFNILKLLTAAKHDGNIEETNGEEIVKRSEDPIHHSEEEMAPGNLLEGVLSRGLKKRYGGFMRRVGRPEWLVNGSKSGGELKRSCENGSGLQKRYGGFMD